The following are encoded together in the Novipirellula galeiformis genome:
- the trmB gene encoding tRNA (guanosine(46)-N7)-methyltransferase TrmB produces MSRSPIRRPPASLDLSKVFRVVDQLPELLTSESMFDNTKPLEMEVGSGKGLFMATASVENPRHNFVGIEINNKCAEHAAGRLARTEACNAIMISGDAEPLFNERVPAGSLEAVHVYFPDPWWKKKQRKRRVLNERSILNFSKALRPGGRLHVWTDVLDYFEETVEIIAEIAPELGVPIPEEEIEAQHDLDYRTHFERRSRRYRIPVYRVRYEKRSNA; encoded by the coding sequence GTGTCTCGAAGTCCCATTCGCCGTCCCCCAGCCAGTCTTGACCTCAGTAAAGTCTTTCGAGTGGTCGATCAGCTGCCCGAGCTGCTCACCAGCGAATCGATGTTTGACAACACCAAGCCGCTTGAAATGGAGGTCGGCTCGGGCAAAGGCTTGTTCATGGCGACCGCGTCGGTCGAAAACCCCAGGCATAATTTTGTCGGCATTGAGATTAACAACAAGTGCGCCGAACACGCCGCCGGACGGCTTGCGAGAACGGAGGCCTGTAACGCCATCATGATTAGTGGCGACGCCGAACCGCTGTTCAACGAGCGAGTTCCGGCGGGAAGCCTCGAGGCGGTCCATGTTTATTTCCCCGACCCTTGGTGGAAAAAGAAACAACGCAAACGCCGGGTGCTGAACGAGCGAAGCATTTTGAACTTTTCCAAGGCGCTTCGCCCGGGAGGCCGGCTGCACGTTTGGACTGATGTGCTTGACTATTTTGAAGAAACCGTGGAAATCATCGCCGAAATCGCGCCGGAATTAGGCGTGCCGATTCCCGAAGAAGAGATCGAGGCCCAACACGATCTCGATTACCGCACCCACTTCGAGCGACGAAGTCGACGGTACCGCATCCCCGTTTATCGCGTCCGCTATGAAAAACGGAGTAATGCTTGA
- a CDS encoding valine--pyruvate transaminase gives MKQHWSEFGEQLCSGSGISELMEDLGHAIAKGGDQICMLGGGQPAHIPEMDALWRERITALAAEPGKLEHALGNYEPPSGNPGFRSALADLFKRQFGWDVGSENIGVTAGGQSAFFMLFNALAGKFRDGSRKKVLLPLVPEYIGYANQSVDGEMFRAVKPRIEITGDHEFKYRVDFDALEVTDDIAAICVSRPTNPTGNVLTDAEIQRLTEIAAAHHIPLIIDNAYGAPFPNAIFTASTPVWNEHIILTLSLSKIGLPGTRTGIVVANPELIRSLSSMMSIIGLANTNIGQAITTPLIQSGEILRLSNEIVQPFYRQKSEQAQGFVREFFDPRLPYRIHRSEGAFFLWMWFEGLPITSRELYERLKSRDVLVVPGNYFFFGLEDDQWRHRDECIRVTFTMPEHAVRNGFRIIAEEVAKAYASSAV, from the coding sequence ATGAAACAACACTGGTCTGAATTTGGCGAACAGCTTTGTAGCGGCAGCGGTATCAGCGAGTTGATGGAGGATCTTGGACATGCGATCGCTAAGGGCGGCGATCAGATCTGCATGCTCGGCGGTGGACAACCTGCACACATTCCCGAGATGGACGCGTTGTGGCGAGAACGTATCACCGCGCTCGCAGCGGAGCCTGGGAAATTAGAGCATGCCTTGGGCAATTATGAACCGCCGTCGGGGAATCCCGGTTTTCGCTCGGCGTTGGCGGATTTATTCAAGCGACAATTCGGCTGGGACGTGGGGTCCGAGAACATCGGGGTGACCGCAGGCGGCCAATCCGCGTTCTTCATGCTCTTCAATGCATTGGCCGGCAAGTTCCGCGATGGTAGTCGCAAGAAAGTGTTGCTCCCGTTGGTGCCTGAGTATATCGGCTACGCAAACCAATCCGTCGATGGTGAGATGTTTCGTGCGGTCAAGCCGCGAATCGAAATTACCGGCGACCATGAGTTTAAATATCGCGTTGATTTTGATGCGTTGGAAGTCACGGACGATATCGCGGCAATTTGTGTGTCGCGTCCGACCAATCCGACCGGCAACGTTTTGACCGATGCGGAAATTCAACGTTTGACGGAAATCGCCGCCGCGCACCACATTCCGCTGATCATCGACAACGCTTATGGCGCTCCATTCCCGAACGCGATTTTCACCGCCTCGACTCCGGTTTGGAACGAGCACATCATCCTGACACTCAGTCTGTCGAAGATTGGTTTACCAGGAACTCGGACCGGAATCGTCGTCGCCAATCCCGAGCTGATTCGGTCGCTCTCTTCGATGATGTCCATCATCGGCCTCGCCAACACCAATATCGGGCAAGCGATTACAACTCCACTGATCCAAAGCGGCGAAATCTTGCGTTTAAGCAACGAGATTGTCCAACCGTTTTATCGCCAAAAGTCCGAACAAGCCCAAGGCTTCGTGCGAGAATTTTTTGATCCCCGATTGCCTTATCGAATTCATCGCAGCGAAGGAGCGTTTTTCTTGTGGATGTGGTTCGAGGGGCTCCCCATCACGTCACGTGAATTGTACGAGCGGTTAAAATCGCGAGACGTGCTCGTCGTTCCTGGCAATTACTTCTTCTTCGGGCTCGAGGACGACCAATGGCGCCATCGCGACGAATGCATTCGAGTGACATTTACGATGCCCGAACATGCCGTCCGAAACGGATTTCGCATCATCGCCGAGGAAGTCGCCAAGGCTTATGCCTCGTCCGCGGTGTAG